In a single window of the Gemmatimonadota bacterium genome:
- a CDS encoding TetR/AcrR family transcriptional regulator, translated as MPKFLRRPESRPDELLIAALARFTEVGYTDARVEDVAAMAGVTVGTVYRYFPGKEALFQALIERYLDAGWSRGKEITEAYGTTTPREVLTLLLNRLAASLQEPAARDVLLLVVREAARFQAAVEAYVEQLLKKGCIAVERALRHGIDRGEFPLLPVELTARALVAGVLQQVIWEATFAERMGAPRDPMAQTELAIAMMIRGLPNPDSNPRPTLPTMRAATAPAPGHTGEIPIPGKVRIVTLRPPSAD; from the coding sequence ATGCCCAAGTTCCTGCGCCGCCCTGAATCACGCCCCGACGAGCTCCTCATCGCGGCCCTCGCCCGGTTTACCGAGGTGGGGTACACCGACGCACGAGTCGAAGATGTCGCGGCGATGGCCGGCGTGACCGTCGGCACAGTGTACCGCTACTTCCCTGGTAAAGAGGCGCTCTTCCAGGCGCTCATCGAGCGCTACCTTGACGCCGGCTGGAGCCGGGGGAAAGAGATCACCGAGGCGTACGGCACCACGACCCCGCGCGAAGTGCTGACCCTGCTGCTCAATCGTCTCGCCGCGTCGCTGCAGGAGCCGGCCGCTCGAGATGTCCTCCTGCTCGTAGTCAGGGAGGCGGCGAGATTTCAGGCTGCCGTCGAAGCGTATGTGGAGCAACTACTCAAGAAAGGATGCATCGCTGTCGAACGCGCCCTGCGGCACGGAATCGATCGCGGCGAGTTCCCGCTACTGCCAGTCGAGCTGACCGCTCGAGCCCTCGTCGCCGGCGTCCTCCAACAGGTCATCTGGGAGGCCACCTTCGCCGAGCGGATGGGTGCCCCGCGCGATCCGATGGCCCAGACCGAACTCGCGATCGCCATGATGATCCGCGGCCTTCCGAACCCCGACAGCAATCCCCGGCCAACTCTCCCAACCATGCGCGCGGCAACCGCACCAGCCCCTGGGCACACCGGGGAGATCCCCATTCCAGGCAAGGTGCGCATCGTGACGCTTCGCCCGCCCTCAGCCGACTAG
- a CDS encoding DUF983 domain-containing protein has product MANRGSLLARAITLRCPHCGGRGLFRHWFAMKDACPTCGLSLTISNSVGANLLNLVTAEFVLLITLAVILVRTWPDPPWNLLQYGAPLLMVVAPLTLYPISKIVFVAFDLSLHPAATPDIRVHGIGDPPA; this is encoded by the coding sequence ATGGCCAATCGCGGATCACTACTCGCCCGGGCAATCACTCTTCGCTGCCCCCACTGCGGCGGACGGGGGCTCTTTCGTCACTGGTTCGCGATGAAGGACGCCTGCCCCACCTGTGGCCTCTCCCTCACCATCAGCAACTCGGTCGGGGCCAACCTCCTCAACCTCGTGACCGCCGAGTTTGTGTTGTTGATCACCCTGGCAGTGATCCTCGTCCGCACCTGGCCCGATCCACCCTGGAATCTCCTTCAGTATGGCGCCCCACTCCTGATGGTCGTCGCGCCACTGACGCTCTATCCGATCTCGAAGATCGTCTTCGTCGCCTTCGACTTGTCGCTCCATCCCGCGGCCACACCCGACATCCGGGTGCATGGCATCGGTGACCCACCGGCCTGA
- a CDS encoding phosphatase PAP2 family protein, translated as MRLTPRIIVVFVVAIIAAHLGDSWAWHHLISPSVYDHDFGRMFRTVGFLPVWLLLALALWLATRDRRRALLLALVPTAGGLLAEVMKIGLRRERPGLHDGAYYFRPFADQLIATKDIGLPSSHALVAFSGAWLLSRMYPRAWPVWLVLAAGCAVTRVQAQAHFLSDVTVAAVAAWLLVAWAWSKWGNGVTSPA; from the coding sequence ATGCGACTCACTCCCCGAATCATCGTGGTATTCGTCGTAGCGATCATCGCGGCCCACCTTGGCGATAGCTGGGCCTGGCATCACCTGATATCGCCCAGCGTGTACGACCACGACTTCGGCCGGATGTTCCGCACCGTGGGATTCCTGCCGGTCTGGCTGCTGCTCGCACTGGCGCTCTGGCTTGCCACGCGGGACCGGCGCCGGGCACTCCTGCTGGCCCTGGTCCCGACGGCAGGTGGATTGCTGGCCGAGGTGATGAAGATCGGGTTGCGGCGCGAGCGACCGGGGCTGCACGACGGGGCCTACTACTTCCGGCCATTCGCCGATCAGTTGATCGCCACCAAAGACATCGGCTTGCCGAGCAGCCACGCGCTGGTGGCATTCAGTGGCGCGTGGCTGCTCAGCCGGATGTACCCTCGCGCCTGGCCGGTCTGGCTGGTGCTGGCAGCGGGGTGCGCCGTGACGCGGGTGCAGGCGCAGGCACACTTCCTCTCCGACGTGACCGTGGCAGCGGTCGCAGCCTGGCTGCTGGTGGCGTGGGCCTGGTCGAAATGGGGCAATGGAGTGACGTCGCCGGCGTGA
- a CDS encoding DUF3187 family protein: MRILLGPALLTVATSLAAQELPPYVPSNPALTSRSALYAQPMVRPSKGWQLRTVADYANAVEVTVAPSGRTYNFDAETLSGDIWLTHDLSPRLFVVGNVAIRGGYAGFMDGFLNWYHDFVGLKVPARNRRTENRFTWEYDLPDGQHLVYERPGTFIGDARVGAGLRFGKSQLVAAVTLPTAGAEGWGRDVIGTALQLTSRWVDNSRFVVEAGAAAGWTPTHGSQAAFQRATFLGAQLASRWRFSGRQALFATLWMQSPNWKNTGFNALDNAEVTLDFGGLVKFGKHWPELQIGMTEDLMPAGPAVDAGFKLGVRW; this comes from the coding sequence ATGCGAATCCTCCTCGGGCCGGCCCTCCTCACCGTGGCGACTTCACTCGCCGCACAGGAGCTGCCGCCGTACGTCCCATCGAATCCTGCCCTGACCTCGCGCAGTGCGCTCTACGCGCAGCCAATGGTGCGGCCGTCGAAGGGGTGGCAACTGCGAACCGTGGCCGACTACGCCAATGCGGTTGAGGTCACCGTCGCACCGAGCGGCCGCACCTACAACTTCGACGCCGAAACGCTCTCTGGCGACATCTGGCTCACCCACGATCTCTCGCCGCGGCTCTTCGTGGTTGGCAACGTGGCAATCCGTGGTGGCTATGCCGGCTTCATGGATGGCTTCCTGAACTGGTATCACGATTTCGTCGGCCTCAAGGTCCCGGCGCGCAACAGGCGCACTGAGAATCGCTTTACCTGGGAGTACGATCTCCCCGACGGACAGCACCTTGTTTACGAACGACCGGGCACCTTCATCGGTGACGCGCGTGTCGGGGCAGGGCTTCGCTTCGGGAAGAGTCAGCTCGTCGCAGCGGTCACCTTGCCGACGGCTGGCGCCGAAGGTTGGGGTCGCGACGTGATCGGGACGGCACTGCAACTCACATCACGCTGGGTCGACAACTCGCGCTTTGTGGTAGAAGCCGGTGCTGCAGCGGGGTGGACGCCAACCCACGGCAGCCAGGCGGCCTTTCAGCGCGCGACCTTCCTGGGTGCGCAGCTCGCGTCGCGGTGGCGCTTCTCGGGTCGTCAGGCGCTCTTCGCGACCCTCTGGATGCAGTCACCCAACTGGAAGAACACCGGCTTCAACGCCCTCGACAACGCCGAAGTCACTCTCGACTTCGGCGGCCTCGTGAAGTTCGGCAAGCACTGGCCCGAGCTGCAGATCGGCATGACTGAAGACCTGATGCCCGCCGGCCCCGCTGTCGATGCGGGCTTCAAGCTCGGAGTGCGCTGGTAG